A section of the Macaca thibetana thibetana isolate TM-01 chromosome 10, ASM2454274v1, whole genome shotgun sequence genome encodes:
- the ARSA gene encoding arylsulfatase A, with protein MGAPRSLLLALAAGLAVARPPNIVLIFADDLGYGDLGCYGHPSSTTPNLDQLAAGGLRLTDFYVPASLCTPSRAALLTGRLPVRMGMYPGVLVPSSRGGLPLEEVTLAEVLAARGYLTGMAGKWHLGVGSEGAFLPPHQGFHRFLGIPYSHDQGPCQNLTCFPPATPCDGGCDQGLVPIPLLANLSVEAQPPWLPRLEARYVAFARDLMADAQRQDRPFFLYYASHHTHYPQFSGQNFAERSGRGPFGDSLMELDAAVGTLMTAIRDLGLLEETLVIFTADNGPETMRMSRGGCSGLLRCGKGTTYEGGVREPALAFWPGHIAPGVTHELASSLDLLPTLAALAGAPLPNVTLDGFDLSPLLLGTGKSPRQSLFFYPSDPDEVRGVFAVRSGKYKAHFFTQGSAHSDTTADPACHASSSLTAHEPPLLYDLSEDPGENYNLLGGVAGATPEVLQALKQLQLLKAQLDAAVTFGPSQMARGEDPALQICCRPGCTPHPACCHCPDPHA; from the exons ATGGGGGCACCGCGGTCCCTCCTCCTGGCCCTGGCTGCTGGCCTGGCCGTTGCCCGCCCGCCCAATATCGTGCTGATCTTTGCTGACGACCTCGGCTATGGGGACCTGGGCTGCTATGGGCACCCCAGCTCTACCACCCCCAACCTGGACCAGCTGGCAGCAGGGGGGCTGCGGCTCACAGACTTCTACGTGCCTGCGTCTCTGTGCACACCCTCTCG GGCCGCCCTCCTGACCGGCCGGCTCCCAGTTCGGATGGGCATGTACCCTGGCGTCCTGGTGCCCAGCTCCCGGGGGGGCCTGCCCCTGGAGGAGGTGACCCTGGCCGAGGTCCTGGCTGCCCGAGGCTACCTCACAGGAATGGCCGGCAAGTGGCACCTTGGGGTGGGGTCTGAGGGGGCCTTCCTGCCCCCCCATCAGGGCTTCCATCGATTTCTAGGCATCCCATACTCCCATGACCAG GGCCCCTGCCAGAACCTGACCTGCTTCCCACCGGCCACACCCTGCGACGGTGGCTGTGACCAGGGCCTGGTCCCCATCCCACTGTTGGCCAACCTGTCCGTGGAGGCGCAGCCCCCCTGGCTGCCCAGATTAGAGGCGCGCTATGTGGCTTTCGCCCGTGACCTCATGGCCGACGCCCAGCGCCAGGATCGCCCCTTCTTCCTGTACTACGCCTCTCAC CACACCCACTACCCTCAGttcagtgggcagaactttgcaGAGCGTTCAGGCCGCGGGCCATTTGGGGACTCCCTGATGGAGCTGGATGCAGCCGTGGGGACCCTGATGACAGCCATAAGGGACCTGGGGCTGCTTGAAGAGACGCTGGTCATCTTCACTGCAGACAATGG ACCTGAGACCATGCGTATGTCCCGAGGCGGCTGCTCTGGCCTCCTGCGGTGTGGAAAGGGAACCACCTACGAGGGCGGTGTCCGagagcctgccttggccttctggcCAGGTCACATCGCTCCTG GAGTGACCCATGAGCTGGCCAGCTCCCTGGACCTGCTGCCCACCCTGGCAGCCCTGGCTGGGGCCCCACTGCCCAATGTCACCTTGGATGGCTTTGACCTCAGCCCCCTGCTGCTGGGCACAGGCAAG AGCCCTCGGCAGTCTCTCTTCTTCTACCCGTCCGACCCAGACGAGGTCCGTGGGGTTTTTGCTGTGCGGAGTGGAAAGTACAAGGCTCACTTCTTCACCCAGG GCTCTGCCCACAGCGACACCACTGCAGACCCTGCCTGCCACGCCTCCAGCTCTCTGACTGCTCATGAGCCCCCGCTGCTCTACGACCTTTCCGAGGACCCTGGTGAGAACTACAACCTGCTGGGGGGTGTGGCCGGGGCCACCCCAGAGGTGCTACAAGCCCTGAAACAGCTTCAGCTGCTCAAGGCCCAGTTAGATGCGGCTGTGACCTTCGGCCCCAGCCAGATGGCCCGGGGCGAGGACCCCGCCCTGCAGATCTGCTGCCGTCCTGGCTGTACCCCGCACCCAGCCTGCTGCCATTGCCCAGATCCCCATGCCTGA